GCGCAaactcttaaaaagaaaatttgctttattctacatccttttccttttaaagcacGCAAGTAGATAGCTGCTGTCCTGTTTTTCGGCTAGGATAGcgttaattttcacaagaagctgggagagcacacagccaggacaggtttAACAGAAATCATATGCATTCaggcatgtttttaaaagtcctttttaAGATATAGATGTAGAATAACGTATAGAAGTTGCACTTACACTTCTGAACACTATGACAGAGGTTTTCAGTGTTTACTGAtcttattttgaaagttttaataCTTTCAAAACTTATGTGTCTGgatattttcaaaacttatGTGTCTGGATATTTTATCAGCTATGACTTCTGCTCACTTTATCAGACAGATGAGACACAGAAATAGCAGCCACTGCCCTGTGTAGGGTAATGTCCTAATGTATTTCAGTGGAGTTTTCCTGTCTGttgggaaaaaatccaaaaagcaaacagacacCAGCCCCCCCCAAACATCAGCCCAAAGCAAAAACCCCTCCAATATCATCACAGACCACCATTTACCAAATTTCACTTTTTGGAATTGAAGCAGTCATTAGGTGCAGTTATATTTTGCCATTATTAATTcccatcttttttgtttgtttgttttgttttctttttaacatttttagtgAAATGGATCAGACTGAGGTTTTAAATTAGCTATTTTAAACAAGTCCGCTTACAGGTTGGTCATGGTTTTCCTTCCAATTTTTAGCCCAGATGGGACTTCTGTGGCTGAGTTACAAACCCCTGAATAGAAGGGTTCAAACAGGAAACCGTGATGTGAGCTATGACTGTTCAAATCTAGTCATAAGGCAGTGCTGATCTCAGCAATACAGTAACATAATAGAGCAAATAGCAGTCACTGGATCGGCTAGAACCCAGTAAGTTTGCATCCAACTCTAAGACCCACTTAACTGATTAgctgctccctctcctcctctttttccctccagCTGGGAAGAGGATAAACGGAGAAGTCACCTAACCTCCACGAAGTGGTAAGCCTTGGCTAGTACAGTGATCCTGGAAAGCTCAGCCCACTTGCGCTGATAGAACAGTACTTTGACTGACAGAAAACCACGGTGCAGGAGGAAACTGTGGATGGAAAATTACCCTGAGGACATGTTCTCTCCAGGAAGAGCATACTCTGCCTTCTGGGTAGCTCTGAGAGAAGCTCAGCTGATTCTAGTATGATGACAGCAAGATGTTGCACAGTTGGGAAATCCATCTTTACAGTAGAAAATTATGGGCCATGCACAATTTAGACTGGCATCAACAGTCACGGCTCCGGTATAAGCAGCAATGTACATAAGATGGTGGTCTTAGGAATTCAGGGCACAGGTATTTCAAAGATGAATGCTCAAAATACTTtagcaggcaggcagcatgCAGAGGACATTGGCTGCGTGGGTGGGATAAATGTTCTCCTGCACTCCCCAAATGCCAAGGCAAGATCACCGAGTGATGGCTaatcagcagcaaaggaaagccTGTCCTCCAGAAACTGGCTTCAAAACCTTCCCCACGCCTCAGCCCATTGCTGCTTGTATAACTACCTGTAGAAGCAgtagacactttttttttttttttcctcagttgtaCTACTAGGTTGATATGCTGTGGCATGGCAGCCCCTATGTATCTCCCGTAAGGTTTGGTTTGTCAGTGATTTCTCAACTGCAGGCATTTATTAGTGGATACTACTAAAATGTTTCTTGAAATGCCAGGTTCTCCTGGTTTATATTCAATGTTAAAGTTAGTGACCCACAGGGAATTGTTTCCAAAATAGTGTTTGTGTTTGTATTACCTTCAAGGCTATCCAAGTAAGCTtagggagaaacagaaaaatacagttaatgTTAGTTCtgcaaataaagaatgaaaaaaaccaacctcaaaaccaaaaaccaaaccatcttctttcaaaaagaagtgATTCCAGGATGCAAGACAAAGCAGTTCTTGAAAGGAATTAAGCTTCTCTATTACAGGAAGCATCACTCCAGAATGACAGGCATGTGACAGGTTGAATGTGAATCATGATGCAGTCACCTAACACTAGAAAGGCTCCCCAAATAAATGGTTTTGAAGGTTGTAAAAGAGCACAGGCATCTTGCCTTTCACTTTATGTAACATGCCACCAGGCATCAGACAGCTTAAGcctagcagggaaaaaaagagggacaTGGGCTCTAgccacccccccaaaaaaacccccaaccaaccaaaagggaagaagtatcttctttttctggggTTGAGAACTCAGCCTAAAAGCACGTCTCCAGCTAGAGTCTGGAGAACAGTCTCAGTCCTGGAACAACTTGCATCAAGCTAAAACACGTGACTTCCCATAGTTTAAACATTTAGTatgtgcaaaacaaaacaacctatTTTCCATCTGCGCCTTTAGCAAAGGCAACCAACTTCAATTTCACAATGAAATTTGGCAAGCAACTAGTCATGCATAAAGGCCAGTATGCAATGCATCACTGCCATCTATCTCACAGCAAAAATGCAGTTATCATCACAAACAAAATCCTTTCAAGGATTCGCTCAAAAATTAAGACTCAGGACATGaatcttcttcccttttcagttCTGCCTGAGCAGGATACTTCATTACTGCATGCTGAAGAGCATACAAGAGGAATAGTGGGTAACACCCATTACAAAGGGCTGTGTTCACAACACTTACGTTGTTTCACAAAATTTCACTTCCTTGATTACCTGTTTGTATTTTCGGTAGCAACGCTGaataacagcagcagccacctctTGCTGTTCCCGGACCGGACGACCCTatgtggagaaggaaagaagcagtaAGTACTCAGAGTGCGCCAAAACACAGGACAGATGACATTAAGTGGCTCACAGCAGTTTGCAGGGCACCTACTTCTAAATCTCTCCTGTCAGTGCTACCTGGTCTGATTCGGGTCTAGGCATTTCCTGGAGATATCTCTACTGTCAATTCACATAAGGGACAAACCATCAAAATTGATCTTTACACCAAGCGGGCAACTAATCAGAACATCTGGGGCATATTTTAAGGATACGCTTTGTGAGTGCCATTCCAGCACAGAGGGCATGCTATGGCATGGCATGCTCTCTCCAGTAAGGTAGTTGCTGGGTAAACATCAACAAGCAAATACTATGAGCATTGAATAGGTTATGacagaaacttatttttgtCCCAGGAGTGGGCATTACccacattttgttttgtaacagaTTATACTCTCTCACACCTAACAAGGAAGACATTGGACGTTTTGACCACATACCTTATATTTCCTGAACACTGTCTGGACGAGTTTGGCAGCTTCATAGAGTTCTCTCTGCTCATGATCAGACAGAGTTAACTGTGCAAACTCATTTTCTACCTTCTCGCTGGTGGATGCACTCAGAAATTCAGACCAATCCGCTGCCGAGGGAAGGCTGGGTTTCTCAAAAGCTATTTCACTGATTGGTGAGCCTGCAGGGCTCAAGCTGGTGTTCGAAGAAGGGGTGAGGGGTTCACTATACAGACTTCTGAAATACCAATCACAGTAGGAATTATTGGCTCACAAAGCACCTGGGCTGGCATCACAGATAAGGACTACAACATTTCTGAGTTCAAGGCAGAAGCTCAtgctcccctccctctctccaagCAACATCCCACATTCCTGAGCCTGCCTGTACCGCATTGCGCAGACTTGGCACTGGAAGAGAAGTCACCAGTCAGACCTCGTGGCCAgtttcccctcctgctgcaTGCACTCCCATTCTGCCATGAATTTgtagctgtgctggcagcagtaCATTTGACCATGAGAGTGTGGGTGGGCTTGGAACACCAGCATTGAATCCTACTGAGAAATAGCATCTGCCAGCTAAAGAATCAGTGCATGCTACTCAGCATCCAGACTGCTCAAAAACCCAGAGGGACTTCACAGCTCTCACTGACCTTATCTGTGCAGCACTTGGCAGATGATCGACATCAGCAAGGTAACTGGCCAGCCAGCTCATTGTGGTGCTCATGGCAGCACTGTCTGTTCTCTCCACCAGTGGTGACTCCATTGGCACAAAATTCTCCCGCTTGATCCTGTCAGGCGTAGCTTCAATAATGTGCTCTGCAAGTGTCATCATGTTCAcctgggatggggagaggagaggaaactTTTGCTGCCTGGTAACAGGAACCTTGTGCTTGCATGTTACAGTCCAGCTTTAGACAGACTGCCCCATTTCCCCCAAACTTGTGGTAGCTGGAACCTACCGCTTGTGTCAGCATTGGAGAGAAATTCATTAACCAAagctcatttgcttttctgtctcttctgacAAAGCACTGCAGGGTTTCATATTCCCCAGACCTCTTTTTCACTGAGCCTATCGGGAGCCTACAAGATCTGGTAAAAGGTTTATGTCATTGGACCTTTGCTATATGCTACTGACAGCCATCACTACTATcttgtttccaaaggaaaagcGATCTTGCCAGTCTTTCACCAAGACGTGCAGTACAGCATGACAGAACAATAAAGGTACATTGAGAGAATTTAAATCCATTGGGACCACAGCTTTGTCAGGAACCCTCCTGAACCACATATCCCCCCCACCCATGAAGGTTCACAGGAATTTTTAATACAGGgaacagaaaacagttcttGTTTTGCAAAGATCTGCTTCATCTGTGTTACACCAGCAGATGAGAATATTTAGAGATGCCAAGGCAGTGCACATAGGCTGTGCTCCCATTACTTGTTTCACTCAGAAGACCAAACACAGTATCTTTCCCCCGGTGACAACTCCTCATCTGTCTGTTCTGCTTCTATGgtgtttttatttcctctatTCCATACTTGGTGggatttttccttccccaaagccactgtctctccccttctcccttaTTCTCTTATTTCCCTGCCCTTTAAAGTGCAGCAGCTTGGCCTGCAACCACAGCACTGCCTCTCTCAAGTCACCTTGTCTTCGTAGGGACTGCTTCCCAGTTCCCAAAGGACCATGGAGCCACCTTAGTCTCATTTTCTGGTGTGACCAGGAggctctgctttttcctttttccttgcaaaactgCAAACAGTTCTGTACACTGTGGAAGCATACACCAGTGCATGACCCTAAACGCTAACCATTACCCTTTGTGTCCAGGTTGAAAGGATACTCTCTGAAACCAGAAGAAAGTATACATTGACCGTATAGCCACCTCCTTTCACAAAATACAATTCAGAGCCTCTAAAAGCCTTCGCAAAAGTTTCTCATGGCTAGGCTCCTCTGTGCAGCCACCAGGTTCTCTGAGACTGCTGATCTTGGTGCTACGGGTATGTTTACCTGCAAGTCATCCATGTGGTGTAAGCAGTCCTCATCCCCGGCGTTGTCCCTGTAGGACAAGAGCTCTGCATCCACCATCTCCCTGTCAGCCATCATCAGCACATTCATCTGCTCTCGCTGGCGTAGCCGATGGGCTACAGTGTCCTTCCCCAGTGCAGCACCCTTCTGGCTCCCCGCCACTTGCACAGCAGACACACCAATATAAATGTCTTTTGGGTTCCATTTGATGCCTGCTTGGCTGCCAGAGCCTCGGTACCCAGTAACTTCTGGGATGTGCTGGGAGAGCTCCCGGCCGTAGTCCCTTATCCCTTCACTGGGGCTGATTGTCTCAGTGGCGGATTGCTTGGAGCTGGAGTTCTGCTTCCTGATGCTTGGCTGTTCCAGGCTCAGCGCAGTGGAAAGCAGCTTGTCTTGCCGGGCTTGAAAATATTCAGGGCTCAGCTTATGTTTTTTGGGTGCAGGGTAATCTTTCTGAGTCTCACTACTGTAGTAACTGGAAGGTTCTGATCTTGGTCGTCTCAGCTCTGGAAACAAACAGATCAATGGTCAAAACGAAACATGCAACCCATGATCGCTCTAGAAACTACAACAGTTCCTGCCACAGAGCTGCAGGTGGAAGTTTGTGCCATGCTCTATGACACCCAACAGTATGTGGAAAGGGAGTAACTATCACTCAGGGAGGATATTACCTCAACCACTCTTAAGATACACGTCTTTCTAAGGCAGGCATTCACTCCTCGATACTTACACAAGTGCACAGAGCATGTGACAGACAGCCCGCAAGAAAAGAATTAAGCATGGACAGCAGGGAGACAGGTGGCATCTGCCACCCAGGTGAGCTCCTTGCTCTCAGATTTTCACATGTCAAATGTCAGCAAAGCAGTGCATGCCCTCAAACATTTTACCTGTGTTTGTACTGGAAATCACAGTgactcccttctgaggctcCTGAGAGGCAATAAGCTCACTGTGCCACTGGGACACCCAATTCTCTGTGTTGGAGTCTGTGCTTGAGGGGCACTGAATCCTGGGGTTTTGCCCAAGCTGAGTTTGCTCATCTCGCTGTAGCTGCTCCAAGCACTCCGCCAACTTCACGTGTCCCCGAGATCGGGCAATGGCCAGTGGCAGTCTCCCAAGGGAGTCAGGAATAGAGATGGCTCGGCGGTCCCACTTGTACAGCACAACGGCTGCATCCATGTGGCCTAGGGCGCACGCCCACATCtataaaagaaaagacaattgACTCATTGGGTGACCTgctgccttcttcctttcttgctaACAACACAGTGGAGTCTGGTCCCCAGCTCACGGAAAAACAACTCGGGCTAGATTTTGGgtaaaacacaaaccaaaaccacctttTCTGTCCCCTTTCCTCACGTTACTCGATGACAagggtttcttttctgtgtggaCTCTGTCAACAAAATGCCAGGAAGCTGATAGTGTCATGTCTTACCATTTACACAGCAAAGACACACAAGAAACATCTACTCCTCAGTGTGAAACACATTAGGAAAATAACACATCAGGAAGAACTCCAGAGGGTCCTCAGACTCTCTCAGAAGTTTCAGTCTCTGCCCTTACCAGAGGAGTGCAGGAGAAATGATCCACATTCAAAGGGTCAACTTCCAGCTCCAGATCGATGCTGTCTGCATGTTTggtgctgcagaggaaacagTAGAACAAATGATGCTCTGCAGCCACATTAAGATCATCACCTAAACGCACAGCTTTACCCAGTGCACCATACCACAAAGAAGTGGCCACACATATGCCCACAACACACATATTTACTACAGATGGTGCCCCTACCAGAGACTTTAAGAGCATGATACATCCAGTGACTGGACTCGCTCTCTCAAGAGACAAGTCCCGTCGGATCAGGGGACAGGGTTCAGGGACTTGGCTGTTTGTAAGGGACAACTAGAAATCTGGACCAAGTAGATTTTACATATGCTTCTGCCATGCCTGTATTGACACCCAAGAGTCCAACGGGCTGGGTCTTACCGCCATTTGATGAGGGTCTGGATCAGTGTAGCATAGCCCTGGGCAGCAGCTAGGTGGAGCAGTGTCATTCCTCGGAAAGTCTTTGAATGGATCAAGTGTTTGGACTTTGCCCAGCAAGCACGACTCATCATCTTCTCGCATACCACCACCACGCGGCTCTCAAAGCAGCTGCCCAGTGTCCCAGTCCCAGAAACGCACTGAAACACCACACACATCCCAGTTTAACCACTGAGGGGAGCTGCAACCTGCCCTGAGCAGGCAGCCTTCCACTTCTA
The nucleotide sequence above comes from Balearica regulorum gibbericeps isolate bBalReg1 chromosome 21, bBalReg1.pri, whole genome shotgun sequence. Encoded proteins:
- the CAMTA1 gene encoding calmodulin-binding transcription activator 1 isoform X8, which codes for MLQDNQFRMSILERLEQMERRMAEMTGSQQHKQGVGGGSNGSGNGGTQVQCVSGTGTLGSCFESRVVVVCEKMMSRACWAKSKHLIHSKTFRGMTLLHLAAAQGYATLIQTLIKWRTKHADSIDLELEVDPLNVDHFSCTPLMWACALGHMDAAVVLYKWDRRAISIPDSLGRLPLAIARSRGHVKLAECLEQLQRDEQTQLGQNPRIQCPSSTDSNTENWVSQWHSELIASQEPQKGVTVISSTNTELRRPRSEPSSYYSSETQKDYPAPKKHKLSPEYFQARQDKLLSTALSLEQPSIRKQNSSSKQSATETISPSEGIRDYGRELSQHIPEVTGYRGSGSQAGIKWNPKDIYIGVSAVQVAGSQKGAALGKDTVAHRLRQREQMNVLMMADREMVDAELLSYRDNAGDEDCLHHMDDLQVNMMTLAEHIIEATPDRIKRENFVPMESPLVERTDSAAMSTTMSWLASYLADVDHLPSAAQIRSLYSEPLTPSSNTSLSPAGSPISEIAFEKPSLPSAADWSEFLSASTSEKVENEFAQLTLSDHEQRELYEAAKLVQTVFRKYKGRPVREQQEVAAAVIQRCYRKYKQLTWIALKYALYKKMTQAAILIQSKFRSYYEQKKFQQSRRAAMLIQQYYRSYKECGKRRQNRRAATIVQQKLRSSLLTKKQDQAARKIMRFLRRCRHRVKELKKAKELEDPQQHPVAM
- the CAMTA1 gene encoding calmodulin-binding transcription activator 1 isoform X10, with product MSILERLEQMERRMAEMTGSQQHKQGVGGGSNGSGNGGTQVQCVSGTGTLGSCFESRVVVVCEKMMSRACWAKSKHLIHSKTFRGMTLLHLAAAQGYATLIQTLIKWRTKHADSIDLELEVDPLNVDHFSCTPLMWACALGHMDAAVVLYKWDRRAISIPDSLGRLPLAIARSRGHVKLAECLEQLQRDEQTQLGQNPRIQCPSSTDSNTENWVSQWHSELIASQEPQKGVTVISSTNTELRRPRSEPSSYYSSETQKDYPAPKKHKLSPEYFQARQDKLLSTALSLEQPSIRKQNSSSKQSATETISPSEGIRDYGRELSQHIPEVTGYRGSGSQAGIKWNPKDIYIGVSAVQVAGSQKGAALGKDTVAHRLRQREQMNVLMMADREMVDAELLSYRDNAGDEDCLHHMDDLQVNMMTLAEHIIEATPDRIKRENFVPMESPLVERTDSAAMSTTMSWLASYLADVDHLPSAAQIRSLYSEPLTPSSNTSLSPAGSPISEIAFEKPSLPSAADWSEFLSASTSEKVENEFAQLTLSDHEQRELYEAAKLVQTVFRKYKGRPVREQQEVAAAVIQRCYRKYKQYALYKKMTQAAILIQSKFRSYYEQKKFQQSRRAAMLIQQYYRSYKECGKRRQNRRAATIVQQKLRSSLLTKKQDQAARKIMRFLRRCRHRVKELKKAKELEDPQQHPVAM
- the CAMTA1 gene encoding calmodulin-binding transcription activator 1 isoform X9, giving the protein MSILERLEQMERRMAEMTGSQQHKQGVGGGSNGSGNGGTQVQCVSGTGTLGSCFESRVVVVCEKMMSRACWAKSKHLIHSKTFRGMTLLHLAAAQGYATLIQTLIKWRTKHADSIDLELEVDPLNVDHFSCTPLMWACALGHMDAAVVLYKWDRRAISIPDSLGRLPLAIARSRGHVKLAECLEQLQRDEQTQLGQNPRIQCPSSTDSNTENWVSQWHSELIASQEPQKGVTVISSTNTELRRPRSEPSSYYSSETQKDYPAPKKHKLSPEYFQARQDKLLSTALSLEQPSIRKQNSSSKQSATETISPSEGIRDYGRELSQHIPEVTGYRGSGSQAGIKWNPKDIYIGVSAVQVAGSQKGAALGKDTVAHRLRQREQMNVLMMADREMVDAELLSYRDNAGDEDCLHHMDDLQVNMMTLAEHIIEATPDRIKRENFVPMESPLVERTDSAAMSTTMSWLASYLADVDHLPSAAQIRSLYSEPLTPSSNTSLSPAGSPISEIAFEKPSLPSAADWSEFLSASTSEKVENEFAQLTLSDHEQRELYEAAKLVQTVFRKYKGRPVREQQEVAAAVIQRCYRKYKQLTWIALKYALYKKMTQAAILIQSKFRSYYEQKKFQQSRRAAMLIQQYYRSYKECGKRRQNRRAATIVQQKLRSSLLTKKQDQAARKIMRFLRRCRHRVKELKKAKELEDPQQHPVAM